The genomic DNA tcactaaAATCTTTAGTTATGAGAACTATGAATGTCCGCACCAGATTGGATCACATCCAATAGTTTTTGATATTTCACTCACATTTTGGTGTACCAGATACTGCCATCCACAGAGCCTTACTTTTCTAAAGCTATGGCAGAGAGGCCTTCAGTTTTAGATTACTTCATTTGCACTGTATTGCCCAGTCAATACACCAATTACCAATATGCTGCACATTAATGAGCTGAAGACTTGATATACAAACACTCTCCATAAATGAATCCCACCATTTAAGTTCTTACATTAATTGTACTGCACTGTGACTGTGAGCTGTGCCCCTCTGGTGGGATTGAGATCCATTCAGTTTCTCTCACTGACTTTCTCTAGTGGTTTAAGTGGGGACCTACAATTGGAGTTATGGAGAACCAGCTCAGTCTGACTACTTAACTGTTTTTATCACAACACCTTATAACCTTTTACTTTATATGACtgtgaaaacattgaaatgtgCACAACAAATGATATTGCATTAAAACTGATCTGACCTAAGCACAAATTTTGGTTAGTTGATGTGGGTTATTAGAATCAACCAAAAGATAAATGGAAAATTTAAATAGATTATCGGTCTATTAAAAAGGCATTGTGACACTTTACAATGAGAATGGCATGACAAGATTACAACAAAAACGTTGTGGTTGTTCTTGTCAcagaaatatatagaaatatagtGAGAACATGTAGTCTAGATACATACAGAGATACTGgaagaaaatcaaacatgttGGACATTTTCACAGCCAATTGCTGTAATATTCAGAAGACAATTTCTAAGTCTAAAGTCTGtgaatttatgagaaaaaaaaactgaattcaaCCTTGTAGACTCGGGCAGTAAAGGGAATGCACGGTTGTGAAGATGGTGATTCTGGTCTAAAAACATGAGTATTTCCTTATTGCTAAATCTGACTACAAAGTATAATTTGATGAGGCATAAAACATGGCAAGTGGCGGCATCTGGTATGAGGAGGTTGATCCAGCCTTGCCGTGTGAATCAATGTGGTTtcttaataaaaaagaaaacaaaattacaggtttttctcataaatttgtAACTTTAATGTCAGagaatgtgttttttggggttgttttttgtttttttttacagatttatgACTTTACAATCTCagagaatgaaaacaaatttgtttttctcataaatgtgtcagtttgtgtCTTACATAACTTTATGACAGCAAACAGATGGCTTCACATGAACTTTTAAGAGATCAGTTGGGTTACATCCACAGCTTCCGCCTCTTATTGCTGCACCACAAACCAACAGGAAATAAGACTTCCTTTACTTACCTATACTGACTCTGCTCTCACTCTGATAATTCTGATAACATCATGCCACAGTTTAATACTTGTGTAAATATGTTAAAGGTCAAAATGTGAGCAGATAAAAGTCATAACTGCCTTTAGAGGGAATCAAGATTTTTTCCtgcaaaacattaaacaaatgttgtttttattagattcaactttattgtcaatGCTCAGAGTGCAAGCACTGAGAGAACAAACTGCAGAGATGCTCCGAGATACTTGTAGAGGATTTCAGAATCAGTTGATCactgagagaggaaggaagagacaTTTGGATCTCAGAGCTGCAGGGTGTTTGTCCACCTCCCTCTGACCAACAGGCCACTCTGTCCTCTTCAGCCTCTCTTATAAGACTACCCTCAGTTTTTTGACAGGTGAGAGGcagaaataatcaaataaaacattttctgattaGAAACTAAGGGACTGCAGCAGCCATGCTTTATGCtggatgtgtttttctggattTAATCCTCTACATCTCAGGTaagatttattatttacttcTTATACAATTCTAAACTATAATCACTATATGTATGGTTATACGTGTGATTATTAACTGTAATCTGTTAAAAACAAAGGAGTGGATGAAATCTTTTATATGAGGGGAAGAGTTAAACTATGTCAACTAAAAAGTGAACACActttacaaacattttaaagaaaacattgcaTATCCTACTACTGGATGGAGCTCTTCAAATTTCCTTATGTACTGTATATCATACTGTCATGATTAGtaaacatcaaatatttaaatggtATCAATTTGTCCAGATGTTTGCTAATATTATCTTCTGTTTAAGGGGTTCATGGACAAGCAAACAGCATCTGTGCCTTAAAAGGTTCATCAGTGGATCTGCCCTGCTCGGCTGAACATCCCACTTCAACCATGAAATGGTACACTGTGCACAGGAATGCCTCCACGTATGTTCATGATAagatttctgcaaatggaggtCGAGTATcgaacaacatgtctgaagagAGCAACTACACGCTAACAATTAATGATCTGAAAGAGAGCGATGCAaaattttactgctgcagagaaACTGACGACCCAGAGCCCTGCTGGCACAACGGAACTGAGCTCTATGTTACAGGTACAGTGGCTGCCACATAACTATCACTTTAAGACTGACTTTAGAATATGACTTCTTATTTTATTCACCATCATGTCAGACCTGCAGGTGAAGGTGATTCCTtccacagagggacagacagtaACACTGATGTGCAGCACCAGCTGTCCTCTGACTGGAAACCCTGCAGCCTACATCTGGTACAAGAACAGACAGTTTCTCTATCAGGACTGGTCTCCCTGGTACCAGCAGCTGGTCAGCAGTGAGGAGGCAGCCACATACTCCTGTGCTGTCAGAGGCTACGAGGATCTCAGAGCCCCTGAAGTCTCCGTGGGTGAGTCACGTTAAGAAACCTCTTGCCCACCTAACATGTTATACTTTGAACAAAAGCTCAAACATTCATCTGAAACTTGACCAAAATGCTAAATCCTATGCTTTTGTCCAGATTCTGTCACATCGAGCTGCTTCAGTGTGACCTATGCTAAAGGGAGGATGTGTTCATATAAGCAGAaatcagaggatgaaccctgcACCATCACATATCCAACAGGTTAGATTGCTCTAaacatattgtatatattgtacataCTTTTTGTTGTACATACTTTTTTATGTGTATATCTCTGTCCACTAGTTTatcatttattgcttttctaTTTCTGCTGCGCTCTTACTTCTCTTCTCTCACCAAATATATCTCAGTGACTGTGTATCAATCTTCTCCCAACAGAGGTATATGTTCAAAGGACTGTGGAGAACTATGTCACACTGACTTGTGCCACCAACTGTCTTCTGACTGACCCTCAAGCTGCCTATAGGTGGTACTTGAACAACCACTTACACAGTTCCTGTGAGAGTCAAGACATTACAGTTTTTAAGTCCTCTTCTGAATCCGCCTCTTGTGCTGTAAAAGGTCACGAAGATCTGCATTCTGATGAATACTGTGAGTATGAGCCAACTTATCTTCTCATTTTCGCTTGTGGAATAGAGCATTTGTATCATTATCTGCATCCCACACGGGCAGTAAGAAAACTAATAATTTGAATAATGTTACCACCATATAAACATTGTGTATTACTACCAGTCTACATTATGCCACGAAATACtacaagaaaatgtaaatatacataagattttgtattaaaaaaaatagagtctggttaaaatgtaaatatagatGTTACTAAAAAGTATTTAATTATTCTTTTCAGgtgttaatgaaatgaaatgctcgAGTGTGAATTATGTCAGCAGGAGGATCTGCGCCCTAGAGGGCGCCTCTGTGAACATTAGCTGTGACTACTCGGATCCCAACAGCAGGTTTTCCTATCAGAAATTATGGAATAAAGTAAACGGACATGATGAGGAGGACGCTGAAGAGATGATTGAGGCTGCAGGTCGCGTGGAGTATCATGACGACataaaaaaacaccacataCTGGCACTCCACAACCTGATGAAGAATGACTCAGGGGAATACAAATTCAGTGTCCACAGAATTAGCAAAAGTTGGAGACTGTCTGATTTAGCAAGAGTGACTTTGATTGTTACAGGTAATACTTCAGTTTAAGTACCTGAATATTTTTCAGTAGGGAATCTGTTGCTCTTGCTTCATGAGATAACACTTGCTACATAGGACAGAAAAATTATCTAAAGGTGGCATGCttccaaaaaatgttttctccttCTATCCCCATGATAACTGTGCCTCAGATTAATCCATCAGAGTGTTTAACCAAcagtaaattacattaatttatttgttaacttacatatttcagttttcttttaatattattattattattattattattatcagttttcagtggcagtttggttaggtttaggggggAAAAGGATCATTATTTGGGTTAGAATAACAAATCAAA from Pempheris klunzingeri isolate RE-2024b chromosome 3, fPemKlu1.hap1, whole genome shotgun sequence includes the following:
- the LOC139199096 gene encoding uncharacterized protein, whose product is MSDLQVKVIPSTEGQTVTLMCSTSCPLTGNPAAYIWYKNRQFLYQDWSPWYQQLVSSEEAATYSCAVRGYEDLRAPEVSVDSVTSSCFSVTYAKGRMCSYKQKSEDEPCTITYPTEVYVQRTVENYVTLTCATNCLLTDPQAAYRWYLNNHLHSSCESVNEMKCSSVNYVSRRICALEGASVNISCDYSDPNSRFSYQKLWNKVNGHDEEDAEEMIEAAGRVEYHDDIKKHHILALHNLMKNDSGEYKFSVHRISKSWRLSDLARVTLIVTVVTEGQRATLTCSTSCPLPHNTNYIWYLNGRPLNLQQNQKKNLVLDPVGSQHAGNYSCAVESPQNISSHERTLKVKPRGKSVMIGNAVKLTLLLLIPSAAFLLYLKMRKKKTLPSTAELNDRVQTGQADSVYESIALVATTPTPNQDHTV